In a genomic window of Ipomoea triloba cultivar NCNSP0323 chromosome 3, ASM357664v1:
- the LOC116011828 gene encoding ras-related protein RABE1c-like, with amino-acid sequence MAAQARARADYDYLIKLLLIGDSGVGKSCLLLRFSDGSFTTSFITTIGIDFKIRTIELDGKRIKLQIWDTAGQERFRTITTAYYRGAMGILLVYDVTDESSFNNIRNWIRNIEQHASDNVNKVLVGNKADMDESKRAVPTSKGQALADEYGIKFFETSAKTNMNVEEVFFSIARDIKHRLSESDSKAEPQAIKINQSDQGAAGQPAGKSACCA; translated from the exons ATGGCGGCTCAAGCTAGGGCTAGAGCGGATTATGATTATCTTATAAAACTGCTTCTCATTGGCGATAGCG GTGTGGGGAAGAGTTGTTTGCTTCTGCGGTTCTCAGATGGTTCGTTCACAACAAGTTTCATTACCACAATTGG TATTGACTTTAAGATAAGAACAATTGAACTTGATGGAAAGCGCATCAAGTTGCAAATTTGGGATACTGCTGGTCAAGAGCGGTTCAGGACTATCACTACAG CATATTATCGAGGAGCCATGGGTATTCTGCTAGTGTatgatgtcacagatgaatcaTCTTTCAACA ACATCAGGAACTGGATCCGCAACATAGAGCAACATGCTTCTGATAATGTCAACAAGGTTTTGGTTGGAAACAAGGCTGATATGGATGAAAGCAAAAGG GCTGTGCCAACCTCTAAGGGTCAAGCTCTTGCTGATGAGTATGGGATCAAGTTCTTTGAAACT AGTGCAAAAACAAACATGAATGTGGAGGAGgttttcttttcaattgcaAGAGATATTAAGCACAGGCTCTCTGAATCTGATTCCAAGGCTGAG CCGCAGGCAATCAAGATTAACCAATCAGACCAGGGAGCTGCCGGCCAGCCAGCAGGAAAGTCAGCTTGCTGTGCCTAA
- the LOC116011781 gene encoding THO complex subunit 4B-like isoform X1 — protein sequence MADYSPGVQDPDPSLAAAGDQVHVRRGLRRSRELPAAGDHVGFQNPLDIRQGREPGRKLYISNLAYSVSDEDIRTLFSEIGHLQNFGIHYDRTGRSMGTGEVVFFRRSDAMAAMRTFHNVPLDGRPIKIDEVGVHVEIAPAPVPLPRLFLGSLPITPFQFVPPNLSGYEEGESSRLPRAGGSGSRAQDPQFRPHGHEGWRDRSHHRHATTAELDVDLDRYHSDAKKQA from the exons ATGGCGGATTATTCTCCCGGCGTGCAGGATCCTGATCCCAGCCTAGCTGCCGCCGGTGACCAGGTTCATGTTCGCCGAGGCCTTCGCCGTTCCAGGGAACTCCCAGCCGCCGGTGATCATGTG GGATTTCAAAATCCATTGGATATTAGGCAAGGTAGAGAACCTGGGAGGAAGCTTTATATATCCAACTTGGCATATAGCGTTTCCGACGAAGATATCAGA ACACTGTTTTCAGAGATTGGCCATTTGCAAAATTTTGGAATCCACTATGACAGGACTGGCAGATCCATG GGAACTGGAGAGGTTGTTTTCTTTCGCCGCTCAGATGCTATGGCAGCCATGAGGACATTCCACAATGTACCCCTTGATGGGAGACCAATTAAGATTGATGAGGTTGGAGTGCACGTTGAAATTGCCCCTGCCCCTGTGCCTTTGCCTCGTCTTTTTCTGGGATCATTACCAATCACACCTTTTCAGTT TGTACCACCAAACCTTTCAGGATATGAAGAAGGTGAGTCTAGTAGGTTGCCAAGGGCTGGGGGTTCTGGCAGTAGAGCACAGGACCCACAATTTAGGCCTCATGGACATGAAGGCTGGAGGGATAGAAGCCACCATAGACATGCCACTACTGCAGAACTAGATGTTGATTTGGATAGGTATCATTCAGATGCTAAGAAACAAgcctga
- the LOC116011738 gene encoding actin-depolymerizing factor 2, with protein sequence MANAASGMAVHDDCKLKFLELKAKRSFRFIVFKIEEKQKQVIVEKLGEPAQSYEDFTASLPADECRYAVYDFDFVTEENCQKSRIFFIAWSPDIARVRSKMIYASSKDRFKRELDGIQIELQATDPTEMGLDVIRSRAGCI encoded by the exons ATG GCTAACGCAGCATCTGGGATGGCTGTTCATGATGACTGCAAGCTGAAGTTTTTAGAACTGAAGGCAAAAAGAAGTTTCCGCTTCATAGTTTTCAAGATTGAAGAGAAGCAGAAGCAGGTGATTGTAGAAAAGCTTGGTGAGCCAGCACAAAGCTATGAGGACTTCACTGCCAGCCTTCCTGCAGATGAGTGTCGCTATGCTGTCTACGACTTTGATTTTGTAACTGAGGAAAATTGCCAGAAGAGCAGAATTTTCTTCATTGCTTG GTCACCCGATATAGCTAGGGTGAGAAGCAAGATGATCTATGCAAGCTCCAAAGATAGGTTCAAGAGAGAGCTCGATGGCATCCAGATAGAGTTGCAAGCCACTGACCCTACTGAAATGGGCCTTGATGTCATCAGAAGCCGAGCCGGCTGCATTTGA
- the LOC116011781 gene encoding THO complex subunit 4B-like isoform X2, with the protein MADYSPGVQDPDPSLAAAGDQVHVRRGLRRSRELPAAGDHVGFQNPLDIRQGREPGRKLYISNLAYSVSDEDIRTLFSEIGHLQNFGIHYDRTGRSMGTGEVVFFRRSDAMAAMRTFHNVPLDGRPIKIDEVGVHVEIAPAPVPLPRLFLGSLPITPFQLI; encoded by the exons ATGGCGGATTATTCTCCCGGCGTGCAGGATCCTGATCCCAGCCTAGCTGCCGCCGGTGACCAGGTTCATGTTCGCCGAGGCCTTCGCCGTTCCAGGGAACTCCCAGCCGCCGGTGATCATGTG GGATTTCAAAATCCATTGGATATTAGGCAAGGTAGAGAACCTGGGAGGAAGCTTTATATATCCAACTTGGCATATAGCGTTTCCGACGAAGATATCAGA ACACTGTTTTCAGAGATTGGCCATTTGCAAAATTTTGGAATCCACTATGACAGGACTGGCAGATCCATG GGAACTGGAGAGGTTGTTTTCTTTCGCCGCTCAGATGCTATGGCAGCCATGAGGACATTCCACAATGTACCCCTTGATGGGAGACCAATTAAGATTGATGAGGTTGGAGTGCACGTTGAAATTGCCCCTGCCCCTGTGCCTTTGCCTCGTCTTTTTCTGGGATCATTACCAATCACACCTTTTCAGTT GATATGA
- the LOC116013878 gene encoding transcription factor bHLH110-like: MKNAILPQVSSQIYSFGCSEAAGFSDIPSQIESELNVFSGDGFCIDSNLYTNQDNLGGVLAFCSESQIIYQSEPPSSMAVKRLGCPLGLDRGSSLPASSPVGFCEFYQDVHITKKTRKRSSPESAESIAERAGKNVLIEETTPRIRRGRVPARRSQKLTDKITALQKLVSPYGKTDTASVLQEACISIKALQDQIQNLCIASHGHSDQKTGDENEAGLRNKGLCLVPVSLLQTVADQDLFSQMLGSMSCFSA; the protein is encoded by the exons ATGAAGAATGCTATTCTGCCACAAGTTTCATCCCAGATTTACAGTTTTG GCTGCAGTGAGGCTGCAGGTTTCTCCGATATCCCTTCGCAGATAGAAAGCGAGTT AAACGTCTTCAGTGGCGACGGCTTCTGTATTGATTCAAACTTGTATACTAATCAAGACAACCTTGGAGGGGTGCTGGCTTTCTGTTCTGAATCACAAATCATCTATCAGTCTG AACCTCCCTCGTCGATGGCTGTGAAAAGACTCGGCTGCCCTCTCGGTTTGGATCGTGGTTCCAGCCTGCCTGCTTCTTCGCCTGTTGGTTTTTGCGAATTTTATCAGGACGTTCACATCACGAAGAAGACAAGAAAGCGTTCTTCGCCCGAAAGTGCTGAATCCATAGCAGAAAGGGCTGGGAAAAATGTGCTGATTGAGGAAACCACTCCACGGATTCGAAGGGGAAGA GTGCCTGCAAGGAGAAGCCAGAAGCTGACTGACAAGATCACAGCTCTTCAAAAGCTGGTTTCCCCTTATGGAAAG ACTGACACAGCTTCTGTTCTTCAAGAGGCTTGCATTTCCATTAAAGCCCTGCAAGATCAGATTCAG AACTTGTGCATTGCATCCCATGGCCACTCTGATCAG AAAACGGGAGACGAAAATGAAGCCGGGCTGCGAAATAAAGGGCTCTGCCTGGTTCCAGTTTCATTGTTGCAGACAGTTGCAGACCAGGATTTGTTCAGTCAAATGTTGGGCAGCATGAGTTGTTTCTCAGCATAG